A stretch of the Vulcanisaeta souniana JCM 11219 genome encodes the following:
- a CDS encoding ATP-binding protein: MEPLFVDRVSELGWLRGWVSRFRYVPLYVYGPEGCGKTRLLKEFVRRFREYFGGDAVAVYIDALEMGSIEKAVLTPPGLSLMIDAIRDVINGVLGVGPSLARAIADVLERAVGRQRLRGNYVLVVVDDVVRAVGMDRVEWYVKWLFELMNKLSSEYGPRAINFVVATSEGESLGSVTRHRHGHAALLWNLDREPFMELLNALNPPRGFDVEEAWRLLGGNPGKAMELANRYNWDLRAMLNDYVRRAVLLMDTIKARGLVNPLRMAINDVDTFYGDPGTTELRELLIRENYIIYKDWATLSGSPINPNQEIGVGRFYAWQTPIHREALATTLRLLGITA; this comes from the coding sequence ATGGAGCCTCTCTTCGTTGATAGGGTTTCGGAGCTGGGTTGGTTGAGGGGTTGGGTTTCCAGGTTTAGGTACGTGCCACTCTACGTCTATGGACCGGAGGGTTGCGGTAAGACGAGGCTCCTCAAGGAATTCGTGAGGAGGTTCAGGGAGTACTTTGGGGGTGACGCCGTTGCGGTGTACATCGATGCCTTGGAGATGGGTTCGATTGAGAAGGCAGTGCTTACGCCGCCGGGCCTGTCATTAATGATTGATGCAATTAGGGACGTAATCAATGGGGTGCTTGGTGTTGGGCCCTCACTGGCCAGGGCCATAGCTGACGTGCTGGAGAGGGCCGTGGGTAGGCAGAGGCTTAGGGGTAATTACGTACTGGTGGTTGTGGATGACGTGGTTAGGGCCGTCGGCATGGACAGGGTTGAGTGGTACGTTAAGTGGCTCTTCGAGTTAATGAATAAGCTAAGCAGTGAGTATGGGCCCAGGGCGATAAACTTCGTGGTCGCGACCTCAGAGGGCGAGAGCCTAGGCTCAGTGACTAGGCATAGGCATGGCCACGCAGCCCTCCTGTGGAACCTCGATAGGGAGCCCTTCATGGAACTACTCAACGCCTTAAACCCACCGAGAGGCTTCGACGTTGAGGAGGCCTGGAGACTCCTGGGAGGTAACCCAGGCAAGGCCATGGAACTAGCCAATAGGTATAACTGGGATTTGAGGGCCATGCTCAACGACTACGTGAGGCGCGCCGTGCTATTAATGGACACGATCAAGGCAAGGGGCTTAGTAAACCCATTGAGGATGGCCATCAACGACGTGGACACATTCTACGGAGACCCAGGGACCACGGAACTCAGGGAACTACTGATTAGGGAGAACTACATAATATACAAGGACTGGGCAACACTGTCGGGAAGTCCCATCAACCCAAACCAGGAAATCGGAGTGGGAAGGTTCTACGCATGGCAAACACCCATACACAGGGAAGCCCTAGCCACAACACTCAGGCTATTAGGCATCACGGCCTAG
- a CDS encoding ATP-binding protein encodes MKRVKLSFAGLQVEFVDRDLALKLIEEWAGRGTGLPRVIYGPEGCGKTAWLMQSVVLLRELGFEVIYVNPVNRFAIAEIGVASLRDEFFRLVREAISQSALARIAWIAYNVAYDVIKATRGRIAVIVDDAFQVIGIKESALYVKALLNLIEYPPEHYEKIVTIAATSEGVSLREIGRHSWSDTAPIWNMAREGFRQLYDQLPGNKPPFEEVWRLTGGNPRILERLYMRNWGTNEVINSLIKEKGLSPDFVRRWASHLREAVNDPDYLWFNAPGELINELVERNLIIHFLPKRSPNQWIDQPPPEKDEKLGIGKYVAWQTPIHRETVRKALEEST; translated from the coding sequence ATGAAGAGGGTTAAACTCAGCTTTGCTGGTTTGCAGGTGGAATTCGTTGATAGGGACCTCGCCCTTAAACTCATTGAGGAATGGGCTGGGAGAGGTACTGGGCTTCCGAGGGTCATTTATGGTCCTGAGGGTTGTGGTAAGACTGCCTGGCTAATGCAGTCTGTGGTGTTACTTAGGGAGCTTGGTTTTGAGGTTATTTACGTTAATCCTGTCAATAGATTTGCCATTGCCGAGATAGGGGTTGCCAGTCTTAGGGATGAGTTCTTTAGGCTTGTTAGGGAGGCGATTAGCCAAAGTGCGTTGGCTAGAATTGCCTGGATAGCCTATAACGTGGCTTATGACGTGATCAAGGCAACGAGAGGAAGAATAGCCGTAATCGTCGATGACGCGTTTCAGGTAATCGGTATTAAAGAGTCCGCATTGTATGTGAAAGCTCTGCTCAACCTCATTGAGTATCCTCCAGAGCACTACGAGAAAATAGTCACGATAGCCGCAACCAGCGAGGGCGTCAGCTTGAGGGAGATTGGTAGGCACTCGTGGTCTGACACGGCGCCCATCTGGAACATGGCGAGGGAAGGCTTCAGGCAATTATACGATCAATTACCAGGTAACAAGCCACCATTCGAGGAGGTCTGGAGACTGACGGGTGGAAACCCAAGAATACTCGAGAGGCTTTACATGAGGAATTGGGGTACGAACGAGGTCATAAACAGCCTCATCAAGGAGAAGGGGCTATCACCCGACTTCGTTAGGAGGTGGGCGAGCCACCTTAGGGAGGCTGTCAATGATCCGGATTACCTGTGGTTCAACGCACCCGGGGAATTGATCAATGAGTTGGTCGAAAGAAACCTCATCATCCACTTCCTACCCAAGAGAAGCCCAAACCAATGGATAGACCAACCACCACCAGAAAAGGATGAGAAACTCGGAATCGGCAAGTACGTAGCCTGGCAAACACCAATACACAGAGAAACCGTGAGAAAGGCACTGGAGGAATCTACGTAA
- the hepT gene encoding type VII toxin-antitoxin system HepT family RNase toxin produces MMVMRLRRILDSLSRYFDEFRAMRRGGGSIYAVERLTQLTIQALLDLGAMLAVELRDRKPETYRDIADYLSNKLGLDEDLRKFLRGLAGFRNVLVHGYAEINRELEEEAFRDMEERLPLIIERLRNFISGTGDSGQMDIEELRARLKPVFERHGVRFALLFGSRARAGVGRDYDIAISADLRSAIELGELIVDIAETLGVNEDLIDVVHLESAGAGILYSVINDGVVIHGDEEEAMNYLWRRYLELLNINEYLNHLERHMSP; encoded by the coding sequence ATGATGGTCATGAGGCTGAGGAGAATCCTCGACTCACTGAGTAGGTACTTCGATGAATTCAGGGCTATGCGCAGGGGTGGTGGGAGTATTTACGCGGTTGAGAGGCTAACCCAATTAACAATACAGGCCCTGTTGGATTTAGGCGCGATGCTGGCTGTCGAACTCAGGGACAGGAAACCCGAGACGTACAGAGACATTGCTGATTACCTATCTAATAAGTTAGGCCTAGACGAGGATCTTAGGAAATTCCTTAGGGGGCTCGCCGGTTTTAGGAATGTGCTAGTTCATGGGTATGCCGAGATTAATAGGGAACTTGAGGAAGAGGCCTTTAGGGATATGGAGGAAAGGCTACCCTTAATAATCGAGAGGCTCAGGAACTTCATAAGCGGCACTGGAGACTCAGGGCAGATGGACATTGAGGAGTTGAGGGCTAGGTTGAAGCCCGTTTTCGAGAGGCATGGCGTGAGGTTCGCCCTACTCTTCGGTTCGAGGGCCAGGGCAGGGGTTGGTAGGGACTACGACATCGCCATTTCCGCAGATCTCAGAAGCGCAATCGAGCTCGGCGAGTTAATAGTGGATATTGCCGAGACCCTGGGCGTGAATGAGGACCTAATAGACGTGGTCCACCTGGAGAGCGCCGGCGCCGGGATCCTATACTCCGTAATTAATGATGGCGTGGTAATCCACGGCGATGAGGAGGAGGCCATGAACTACCTATGGAGGAGGTACCTAGAACTCCTGAACATCAATGAGTACCTAAACCACTTGGAAAGGCACATGAGCCCCTAA
- a CDS encoding DUF3782 domain-containing protein — protein MGGQANRVSKDELLRLLREDEEFRLAVMGLLGITDIQSSLRQLISAVNRLTEAQSKSVNALQGVAEGEARLTEMLGKVTDMLAKINEMIMDLAETLSRTIDMVERLAKGQEELGNTIRQLADVQRVTWDAVKQLIDGEGKILDLLRQSLESQGRLWQEVKSLQEQVKALQEGQNNVLAEIRKLTENQAGLLQEIKRLADEQERIWREVNALKEVESKLLEENNRLWQEVKALRESQEKLWEEVKALREGYEAVRVDVNKLWEENNKLWQEVRALREAQNKLLEENNKIWQEIKALREGYEGLRTDVNKLWEENNKIWQEIRKINENIEKIWQEISALREVQNKLLEENNRIWQEIKALREEETRLREGQDRLWERYDRLDRKLSAIGARWGVLSEDAFRRTVEELLSGAGYRVEKWSYNDSEGYVFGYSSVVDLDVVVKDDKALAVEIKSSVSRGDVVVFKRIIELYERVTGRRLDARYLVTYFIGERDEKAVTELANSLGIRIVYPEELTRRQA, from the coding sequence GTGGGTGGGCAGGCTAATAGGGTTAGTAAGGATGAGTTGCTTAGGCTTCTTAGGGAGGATGAGGAGTTCAGGCTAGCCGTGATGGGCCTACTGGGTATTACTGACATTCAGTCCTCCCTTAGGCAGTTAATAAGCGCCGTTAATAGGCTCACTGAGGCTCAGTCAAAATCGGTGAATGCATTGCAGGGTGTTGCCGAGGGTGAGGCCAGGTTAACGGAGATGCTTGGTAAGGTCACTGACATGCTGGCTAAAATCAATGAGATGATCATGGACCTAGCGGAAACCCTGAGCAGGACCATTGACATGGTTGAGCGCTTGGCCAAGGGACAAGAGGAGCTGGGCAACACCATTAGGCAGTTGGCCGACGTGCAGAGGGTTACCTGGGACGCGGTCAAGCAGTTGATTGATGGTGAGGGGAAGATACTCGACCTACTCAGGCAGTCCCTGGAGTCCCAGGGAAGGCTCTGGCAGGAGGTGAAGAGTCTTCAGGAGCAGGTCAAGGCGCTACAGGAGGGCCAAAACAACGTGTTGGCTGAGATAAGGAAGCTGACTGAGAACCAGGCAGGCCTACTGCAGGAAATCAAGAGGCTGGCTGACGAGCAGGAGAGGATTTGGAGGGAGGTCAATGCGCTTAAGGAGGTGGAGAGTAAGTTGCTTGAGGAGAATAATAGGTTGTGGCAGGAGGTGAAGGCCCTACGTGAGAGTCAGGAAAAACTTTGGGAGGAGGTTAAGGCGCTTAGGGAGGGTTATGAGGCGGTGAGGGTGGACGTCAATAAACTATGGGAGGAGAACAATAAATTGTGGCAGGAGGTCAGGGCATTGAGGGAGGCGCAGAATAAACTCCTTGAGGAGAATAATAAGATTTGGCAAGAGATTAAGGCTCTGCGTGAGGGTTATGAGGGTTTAAGAACCGACGTAAATAAGCTGTGGGAGGAAAACAACAAGATATGGCAGGAGATAAGGAAAATAAACGAGAACATAGAGAAGATATGGCAGGAAATTAGTGCACTGAGGGAGGTGCAAAACAAACTTCTCGAGGAGAATAATAGGATTTGGCAGGAAATTAAGGCCTTGAGGGAGGAGGAGACTAGGTTGCGTGAGGGTCAGGACAGGCTGTGGGAGAGGTATGATAGGCTTGATAGGAAGTTGTCGGCTATTGGCGCCAGGTGGGGCGTGCTTAGTGAGGATGCGTTTAGGAGGACTGTCGAGGAGCTGCTCAGTGGTGCTGGTTATAGGGTTGAGAAGTGGAGTTATAATGACTCTGAGGGCTACGTCTTTGGCTACTCAAGCGTCGTGGACCTGGACGTGGTGGTCAAGGATGACAAGGCCTTAGCCGTGGAGATCAAGTCCTCAGTGAGTAGGGGTGATGTCGTGGTGTTTAAACGCATTATTGAACTCTACGAGAGGGTCACTGGCAGGAGGCTCGACGCCAGGTACCTAGTGACCTACTTCATTGGGGAGAGGGATGAGAAGGCAGTGACCGAACTCGCCAACTCCCTAGGAATAAGGATTGTCTATCCCGAGGAACTAACGAGACGGCAGGCATGA